From the Buteo buteo chromosome 1, bButBut1.hap1.1, whole genome shotgun sequence genome, one window contains:
- the JADE1 gene encoding protein Jade-1 isoform X2: MAVCPPGPSIPDLDIGGLHVPDMKIENLLRIVSETKAVTFTRPRKYIVSSGSEPPELGYVDIRTLADSVCRYDLNEVDVAWLQLANEEFKEMGMPELDEYTMERVIEEFEQRCYDNMSHAIETEEGLGIEYDEDVVCDVCQSPDGEDGNEMVFCDKCNICVHQACYGILKVPEGSWLCRTCALGVQPKCLLCPKKGGAMKPTRSGTKWVHVSCALWIPEVSIGSPEKMEPITKVSHIPSSRWALVCSLCNEKVGASIQCSVKNCRTAFHVTCAFDRGLEMKTILAENDEVKFKSYCPKHSSTKKTDDETFSESPSQENGNGIQDSSLPAHIDPFHSMDQNQEEAHRVSLRKQKLQQLEDEFYTFVESLEVAKALRLPEEPVGFLYQYWKLKRKANFNKPLITPKKDEEDNLAKREQDVLFRRLQLFTHLRQDLERVRNLTYMVTRREKIKRSVCKVQEQIFNIYAKQLEQERVSGVPSSFSSMENTVLFNSPSLGPNAPKIEDLKWHSAFFRKQMGTSLSHSLKKTHKRDRVRNSSGNDSKSMLRQPSQREDGAAPGNFLNFDKTFAETRLVSAQQKNGIVIPDHRKRRDNRPQCEVIKAELKEKTSKHNHKPLRPTELSQRQSENKRAVNHSGGRSAPGTRRDIVPKCNGGLVKVNSTQTVVKVPTTPTSPVKNWGGFRIPKKGERQQQGESPEETCRQNSSYPYLGVGRVSPKDRPKSKLKPDSENDGYIPDVEMSDSETEVAEKKCRQQRLSPNSTISRRTDIIRRSILAS, translated from the exons gaTTGTGTCCGAGACGAAAGCTGTCACGTTTACACGTCCCAGGAAGTACATTGTTTCATCAGGTTCGGAGCCTCCAGAGCTGGGCTATGTTGACATTCGAACCTTAGCAGACAGCGTGTGTCGCTACGATCTCAATGAGGTGGATGTGGCATGGTTGCAGCTTGCCAATGAAGAATTCAAAGAAATGG GCATGCCTGAGCTGGACGAGTACACGATGGAAAGGGTCATAGAGGAGTTTGAACAACGATGCTATGATAACATGAGTCATGCTATTGAGACGGAAGAAGGACTTGGGATTGAATATGATGAAGACGTTGTCTGTGATGTCTGTCAGTCTCCAGATGGAGAAGATGGCAATGAAATGGTGTTTTGTGACAAATGCAATATCTGCGTGCACCAG GCCTGTTACGGGATCCTGAAGGTGCCGGAAGGCAGCTGGCTGTGCAGGACCTGCGCGCTTGGCGTTCAGCCCAAGTGTTTGCTGTGTCCCAAGAAGGGTGGTGCCATGAAGCCGACCCGCAGTGGCACCAAGTGGGTCCACGTTAGTTGTGCTCTGTGGATTCCAGAG GTGAGCATCGGAAGCCCAGAAAAAATGGAGcccatcacaaaggtttctcaCATTCCCAGCAGTAGGTGGGCACTGGTGTGCAGCCTTTGTAATGAAAAAGTTGGAGCTTCTATACAG tgttcagtgaagaactgcagaacaGCCTTTCACGTCACCTGTGCATTTGACCGTGGCTTGGAGATGAAGACCATACTGGCAGAGAACGATGAGGTGAAATTTAAGTCTTACTGTCCCAAGCACAGCTCCACCAAGAAAACGGATGATGAGACTTTCAGTGAAAGCCCAAGTCAGGAGAATGGGAATGGGATTCAGGACAGCTCTCTTCCTGCCCACATCGACCCTTTCCACAGCATGGATCAAAACCAGGAGGAGGCCCACAGGGTCAGCCTCCGCAAGCAGaagctccagcagctggaggatgAGTTCTATACGTTTGTTGAGTCTTTGGAAGTGGCTAAAGCGCTGCGGCTGCCTGAGGAGCCGGTGGGATTCCTTTACCAGTACTGGAAGCTGAAGAGAAAAGCCAACTTCAATAAGCCTTTGATTACCCCAAAGAAGGATGAAGAGGACAATCTGGCTAAACGGGAACAGGATGTTCTGTTCAGAAGACTGCAGCTCTTCACACACCTCCGGCAGGATCTGGAGCGG GTGCGTAATCTCACTTACATGGTGACCCGAAGGGAAAAAATCAAGAGATCTGTTTGCAAAGTTCAGGAGCAGATATTTAATATCTACGCAAAGCAGCTGGAACAAGAAAGAGTTTCAG GTGTGCCTTCCTCATTCTCCTCAATGGAAAACACGGTGTTGTTCAATAGTCCATCTTTAGGCCCCAATGCCCCCAAGATAGAGGATTTGAAATGGCATTCGGCATTCTTCAGGAAACAAATGGGCACATCTCTAAGCCactctttgaaaaaaacacacaagagAGACAGAGTAAGAAACAGCTCTGGGAATGACAGCAAATCCATGCTGCGGCAGCCCAGCCAAAGGGAAGACGGTGCAGCTCCaggtaactttttaaattttgacaaGACCTTTGCAGAAACACGGCTTGtatcagcacagcagaaaaatggCATAGTTATACCAgaccacagaaaaagaagagacaatCGTCCCCAGTGCGAGGTGATCAAGGCAGAGCTAAAGGAAAAGACTTCTAAACACAACCACAAACCACTGAGACCCACAGAACTCTCTCAGAGgcaatcagaaaataaaagggcTGTGAACCACTCCGGTGGTAGGTCAGCACCTGGCACGCGGAGGGATATAGTGCCTAAATGCAATGGGGGGCTTGTCAAAGTAAACTCTACTCAGACAGTAGTTAAAGTGCCTACGACACCCACGAGCCCAGTGAAAAACTGGGGCGGATTCCGAATTCCAAAGAAGGGGGAGAGGCAACAGCAGGGCGAGAGCCCGGAGGAGACCTGCCGCCAGAACTCCAGCTACCCCTACCTGGGCGTGGGCAGAGTTTCACCGAAGGACAGGCCAAAAAGCAAGCTAAAGCCTGACAGTGAGAATGATGGGTACATCCCCGATGTCGAAATGAGCGACTCAGAGACTGAAGTGGCTGAAAAAaagtgcaggcagcagaggctCAGTCCAAACAGCACTATCAGCAGAAGGACGGACATTATTAGGCGAAGCATCCTGGCATCCTGA
- the JADE1 gene encoding protein Jade-1 isoform X1 — protein sequence MKRRRLPSSSEDSDDNGSLSTWSQHSRSRHRRTSCSRHEDRKPSEVFRTDLITAMKLHDSFQLNPDEYYVLADPWRQEWEKGVQVPVSPGTIPEPVARIVSETKAVTFTRPRKYIVSSGSEPPELGYVDIRTLADSVCRYDLNEVDVAWLQLANEEFKEMGMPELDEYTMERVIEEFEQRCYDNMSHAIETEEGLGIEYDEDVVCDVCQSPDGEDGNEMVFCDKCNICVHQACYGILKVPEGSWLCRTCALGVQPKCLLCPKKGGAMKPTRSGTKWVHVSCALWIPEVSIGSPEKMEPITKVSHIPSSRWALVCSLCNEKVGASIQCSVKNCRTAFHVTCAFDRGLEMKTILAENDEVKFKSYCPKHSSTKKTDDETFSESPSQENGNGIQDSSLPAHIDPFHSMDQNQEEAHRVSLRKQKLQQLEDEFYTFVESLEVAKALRLPEEPVGFLYQYWKLKRKANFNKPLITPKKDEEDNLAKREQDVLFRRLQLFTHLRQDLERVRNLTYMVTRREKIKRSVCKVQEQIFNIYAKQLEQERVSGVPSSFSSMENTVLFNSPSLGPNAPKIEDLKWHSAFFRKQMGTSLSHSLKKTHKRDRVRNSSGNDSKSMLRQPSQREDGAAPGNFLNFDKTFAETRLVSAQQKNGIVIPDHRKRRDNRPQCEVIKAELKEKTSKHNHKPLRPTELSQRQSENKRAVNHSGGRSAPGTRRDIVPKCNGGLVKVNSTQTVVKVPTTPTSPVKNWGGFRIPKKGERQQQGESPEETCRQNSSYPYLGVGRVSPKDRPKSKLKPDSENDGYIPDVEMSDSETEVAEKKCRQQRLSPNSTISRRTDIIRRSILAS from the exons TCAGGTGCCAGTTAGCCCAGGGACCATCCCAGAACCAGTAGCCAG gaTTGTGTCCGAGACGAAAGCTGTCACGTTTACACGTCCCAGGAAGTACATTGTTTCATCAGGTTCGGAGCCTCCAGAGCTGGGCTATGTTGACATTCGAACCTTAGCAGACAGCGTGTGTCGCTACGATCTCAATGAGGTGGATGTGGCATGGTTGCAGCTTGCCAATGAAGAATTCAAAGAAATGG GCATGCCTGAGCTGGACGAGTACACGATGGAAAGGGTCATAGAGGAGTTTGAACAACGATGCTATGATAACATGAGTCATGCTATTGAGACGGAAGAAGGACTTGGGATTGAATATGATGAAGACGTTGTCTGTGATGTCTGTCAGTCTCCAGATGGAGAAGATGGCAATGAAATGGTGTTTTGTGACAAATGCAATATCTGCGTGCACCAG GCCTGTTACGGGATCCTGAAGGTGCCGGAAGGCAGCTGGCTGTGCAGGACCTGCGCGCTTGGCGTTCAGCCCAAGTGTTTGCTGTGTCCCAAGAAGGGTGGTGCCATGAAGCCGACCCGCAGTGGCACCAAGTGGGTCCACGTTAGTTGTGCTCTGTGGATTCCAGAG GTGAGCATCGGAAGCCCAGAAAAAATGGAGcccatcacaaaggtttctcaCATTCCCAGCAGTAGGTGGGCACTGGTGTGCAGCCTTTGTAATGAAAAAGTTGGAGCTTCTATACAG tgttcagtgaagaactgcagaacaGCCTTTCACGTCACCTGTGCATTTGACCGTGGCTTGGAGATGAAGACCATACTGGCAGAGAACGATGAGGTGAAATTTAAGTCTTACTGTCCCAAGCACAGCTCCACCAAGAAAACGGATGATGAGACTTTCAGTGAAAGCCCAAGTCAGGAGAATGGGAATGGGATTCAGGACAGCTCTCTTCCTGCCCACATCGACCCTTTCCACAGCATGGATCAAAACCAGGAGGAGGCCCACAGGGTCAGCCTCCGCAAGCAGaagctccagcagctggaggatgAGTTCTATACGTTTGTTGAGTCTTTGGAAGTGGCTAAAGCGCTGCGGCTGCCTGAGGAGCCGGTGGGATTCCTTTACCAGTACTGGAAGCTGAAGAGAAAAGCCAACTTCAATAAGCCTTTGATTACCCCAAAGAAGGATGAAGAGGACAATCTGGCTAAACGGGAACAGGATGTTCTGTTCAGAAGACTGCAGCTCTTCACACACCTCCGGCAGGATCTGGAGCGG GTGCGTAATCTCACTTACATGGTGACCCGAAGGGAAAAAATCAAGAGATCTGTTTGCAAAGTTCAGGAGCAGATATTTAATATCTACGCAAAGCAGCTGGAACAAGAAAGAGTTTCAG GTGTGCCTTCCTCATTCTCCTCAATGGAAAACACGGTGTTGTTCAATAGTCCATCTTTAGGCCCCAATGCCCCCAAGATAGAGGATTTGAAATGGCATTCGGCATTCTTCAGGAAACAAATGGGCACATCTCTAAGCCactctttgaaaaaaacacacaagagAGACAGAGTAAGAAACAGCTCTGGGAATGACAGCAAATCCATGCTGCGGCAGCCCAGCCAAAGGGAAGACGGTGCAGCTCCaggtaactttttaaattttgacaaGACCTTTGCAGAAACACGGCTTGtatcagcacagcagaaaaatggCATAGTTATACCAgaccacagaaaaagaagagacaatCGTCCCCAGTGCGAGGTGATCAAGGCAGAGCTAAAGGAAAAGACTTCTAAACACAACCACAAACCACTGAGACCCACAGAACTCTCTCAGAGgcaatcagaaaataaaagggcTGTGAACCACTCCGGTGGTAGGTCAGCACCTGGCACGCGGAGGGATATAGTGCCTAAATGCAATGGGGGGCTTGTCAAAGTAAACTCTACTCAGACAGTAGTTAAAGTGCCTACGACACCCACGAGCCCAGTGAAAAACTGGGGCGGATTCCGAATTCCAAAGAAGGGGGAGAGGCAACAGCAGGGCGAGAGCCCGGAGGAGACCTGCCGCCAGAACTCCAGCTACCCCTACCTGGGCGTGGGCAGAGTTTCACCGAAGGACAGGCCAAAAAGCAAGCTAAAGCCTGACAGTGAGAATGATGGGTACATCCCCGATGTCGAAATGAGCGACTCAGAGACTGAAGTGGCTGAAAAAaagtgcaggcagcagaggctCAGTCCAAACAGCACTATCAGCAGAAGGACGGACATTATTAGGCGAAGCATCCTGGCATCCTGA